CGCGGACCAGACGCGCTCAAATTCTCATCTACTGCCCATGAAATCGAACAGTGATCGATTAACACATTATAAGCTTCACCTCCCCACGTTGAAATACCATCAGGCTCCCATCCACTTCTTTTGGGTTCTCCCGCATCGCCCGGTCGCACCCGAATATGTTGCACAATCACATCGTGTGTCTCAATGAAAATGGCACCGCGAATGATTGTAATGCCCGGACTCGGCGCGGTTTGTCCCGCCACTGTCACATACGGTTCGCTAATGGTCAACTGCGCCTTATTCAGATCAATTACGCCTCCCACTTCAAATACCACAATACGCGGTCCCGATGCAGATAGTGCCTCATTCAGTGATCCCTGTCCACTTGCAGACAGGTTTGTCACCCGAAGGACTCTGCCTCCACGTCCACCAGGCGTGTTCATACCAAAATCGCTGGTCTGATTCTCCGTAATATCAAAGCGGTGTGCATACCTATCCAGCCCATCACGGGTATTATCTTCTTCTTGCCCTGTAGGTTTATCACCACCACACGCGATAAGTGCGACAAATATGCACAACACGATTTTTTGGATTAAATTCATAACGCGATTCCCCGCTCTGCACGCACCAACTGAATCGCTATGCCTGAAAACTCTGTTGTCGTGCGAAAACCTATCATACCCACCAGACCACTGCTGAGCAGATTGGTATAATTAATTCTACGCTGTCACTACTGACGTTGTGCTGCGCGTGGGCGTTTACAAAAAAACACCAGGTATCCGTCACCCCCTCGCCCATTCTCGATAGCAAGCATTACGGCAGATTCAATGGTATTTTTATCTCAGCCTCGGGTTCTCGGTAAGCGCGATAGGTTGCCCAATAAGTCTCTCCCGAATAGGCATTGAGTCGGAAGACCTCCGTACCGTTAGCATCAACCTCACTTAGTGCTACCGCCCTCTCCTCTATCCCCAGACTTTCGCCGTAACCGCGGTCATTCCGCCACGCAATCAGCCAATTCCCATTATCGAGCACCGTAACCCCTCCCCACCAGGGCGTATAACCGTATTTCGGCTCCAACCGAAACTGACGTATGAAACTGGCCCGACCACTAAGAGGATCAATCGCGTATTCTACCACCCGGGAAAACGGCTCCAGGTCACTGCGATCAGGAGATTCGCCAATCCGCGCGCTCAGACAACCGCTACCATTGTCAAACAGAACGAGGGTACCCGCATCGGTCAACGTCGGCTGGTGCTGCGCGCAAAATTCTCCCCGACCTTCCTCATCGCCCTCTATCGACAGAAACACGCGGTCATCCGGGAATGATTCCCCTTGATCGGTGCCCCCGAGTTGCCACACAATACGCGTACCCGGATTATCTTCGGCCTTTGCTGAACGATCAATCCGCAAAACTTGAGTACATCCTCTAAACGACGCGATGATATCCCCCTCTATCACTTGTATGGAATTGATATGTGCATAATCCCTCTTGAATTGATTCCACAGACAATCCGGATCAATCGTCAGGTGGTCAAAGCCGACCCAACGGTAAACCTCCTCGCCCATCGGGGTAACTTCCTGGATAACTGGATCTGTCGTATTGTGTACACCGTGTACACCAAAGTCGCGTTGCGCCGGATTATAGGCCATAAACATAAAATTGCCCTCATCAGTGATTAAAAAATCGTGACTTGTAGCTTGCATCACCGGAGGGAGGGGTTCTATCGTCTTGATCAACTCAAACGATTCGTCGAACAACTCTATCTCTGATATAAAGGAAAACGCACGCGGCTCTGGCACCTGCTTGGCTACCGAATAATGCACCTTTCGCCCATCTATCGTCGGACCGGTAGTATGACGCTGGAAGTGAGAACGTCGGGAAGAGAACCTGCGGTGGAATCTGGGCACACCACTGTTATCCATGACAACCATGAAGAAAGGGGGATTGACGCCTTTTATACCTAAATTCATAAACATCAAGCCATCTGACACCCCAGCTTGTTTCTTCACAACTTTGATCTCGGGAAAATCCGGGGGAAT
This portion of the Gemmatimonadota bacterium genome encodes:
- a CDS encoding aryl-sulfate sulfotransferase — protein: MRCFTSISVVVLLSFSSALEVSAESLPDFNENGIVDIPDFLLFVDHFGSRRGGEGYEERYDLDGDGEISVSDFLIFADHFGKSAGLSEEDLVLSSLAVTGGIGEMYPAFDSDVRHYAVRCEDATKLQVSARAKDEKARVKLNNNQMSGRDMDEAVVVDSDHDIAIEVGDGQCSVTYVVHCIPPDFPEIKVVKKQAGVSDGLMFMNLGIKGVNPPFFMVVMDNSGVPRFHRRFSSRRSHFQRHTTGPTIDGRKVHYSVAKQVPEPRAFSFISEIELFDESFELIKTIEPLPPVMQATSHDFLITDEGNFMFMAYNPAQRDFGVHGVHNTTDPVIQEVTPMGEEVYRWVGFDHLTIDPDCLWNQFKRDYAHINSIQVIEGDIIASFRGCTQVLRIDRSAKAEDNPGTRIVWQLGGTDQGESFPDDRVFLSIEGDEEGRGEFCAQHQPTLTDAGTLVLFDNGSGCLSARIGESPDRSDLEPFSRVVEYAIDPLSGRASFIRQFRLEPKYGYTPWWGGVTVLDNGNWLIAWRNDRGYGESLGIEERAVALSEVDANGTEVFRLNAYSGETYWATYRAYREPEAEIKIPLNLP